From uncultured Roseateles sp., the proteins below share one genomic window:
- a CDS encoding secretin and TonB N-terminal domain-containing protein, with protein MKINLNRSWLCLALAAALASCATQPPAIADGRRLIAEGRIEEGLRLLETAANTPPQNAQAHALYVTQRDLIVGVYVRDGDTARITGDHDTAEARFRTALRLDRTSAAAQAGLDATQRERRQAQRAASAQEALAKGDFVTAEREARAVLAENSGQRAARGVMKLVAERNERAQSSEPLLKAALARSISLEFKDAPLRTVFEMMSRTGGLNFIIDRDVKVDQRTTLFVRDTSLEDVLKVLLLTNQLEKKVLNDNSLIIYPNTPTKQREYLEMVTRSFFLANADVKQTAAMVRAMVKTRDIFVDEKLNLLMLRDTPEAIRLAEQLIATQDLGEPEVMLELEVLEVASTVAQEIGTRFPDQIVGSITNGVTEPNGLTRIGSGNLRALVANPVLLINLHKLDGTSNILANPRIRVKNREKAHVHIGEKVPVITTTSTANVGVSSSVSYLETGLKLDVEPNIFLEDEVAIKVQLEVSNIVSQLNASGTIAYRLGTRNAATSLRLRDGETQVLAGLINNEDRQSVNKLPYLADFPVLGRLFQNDNRDGGKTEIVLLITPRIVRNISRPDTVAAQILSGTDAAPGAPPVRLAMAGSMAMSLEAVASGAGQPGKGGAAQRPGAADSLPLTATAPQQAGLGEEFSVTLTLPAGASQQVDTTVNLSFDPAMLAPVGAAANAGRVAVTLSTSGLAGVAAKPASTRFKVIARQAGSTQIGYEVTAANLPVLAPPATPLVLVTR; from the coding sequence TTGAAGATCAATCTGAACAGAAGCTGGCTGTGTCTGGCCCTGGCCGCCGCACTGGCCTCCTGCGCCACCCAGCCACCCGCCATCGCCGACGGCCGCAGGCTGATCGCCGAGGGCCGCATCGAAGAGGGGCTGCGCCTGCTGGAGACTGCCGCCAACACGCCGCCTCAGAACGCGCAGGCGCACGCGCTCTACGTCACCCAGCGCGACCTGATCGTCGGCGTCTACGTGCGCGATGGCGACACCGCCCGCATCACCGGCGACCATGACACCGCCGAGGCGCGCTTTCGCACCGCGCTGCGCCTGGACCGCACATCCGCCGCTGCCCAGGCCGGGCTGGACGCCACCCAGCGCGAGCGCCGCCAGGCCCAGCGTGCCGCGTCGGCGCAGGAGGCCCTGGCCAAGGGCGACTTCGTCACCGCCGAGCGCGAGGCCCGCGCCGTGCTGGCCGAGAACTCCGGCCAGCGCGCGGCCCGCGGCGTGATGAAGCTGGTGGCCGAGCGCAATGAGCGCGCACAGTCGTCGGAGCCCCTGCTCAAGGCGGCGCTGGCACGGTCCATCTCGCTGGAATTCAAGGATGCACCGCTGCGCACCGTGTTCGAGATGATGTCTCGCACCGGCGGCCTGAATTTCATCATCGACCGCGACGTCAAGGTCGACCAGCGCACCACGCTGTTTGTGCGCGACACCAGCCTGGAGGACGTGCTGAAGGTGCTGTTGCTGACCAACCAGCTCGAAAAAAAGGTGCTCAACGACAACTCGCTGATCATCTACCCCAACACGCCGACCAAGCAGCGCGAGTACCTGGAGATGGTGACGCGCAGCTTCTTCCTGGCCAATGCCGACGTGAAGCAGACCGCCGCCATGGTGCGTGCCATGGTCAAGACGCGCGACATCTTCGTCGACGAGAAGCTGAACCTGCTGATGCTGCGCGACACGCCCGAGGCAATCCGCCTGGCCGAGCAGTTGATCGCCACCCAGGACCTGGGCGAGCCGGAGGTCATGCTGGAGCTCGAGGTGCTCGAGGTGGCCTCCACCGTGGCGCAGGAAATCGGCACCCGCTTTCCGGACCAGATCGTGGGCAGCATCACCAATGGCGTCACCGAACCCAACGGCCTGACCCGCATCGGCAGTGGCAATCTGCGCGCCCTGGTCGCCAATCCGGTGCTGCTGATCAATCTGCACAAGCTCGATGGCACGTCCAACATCCTGGCCAATCCGCGCATCCGGGTGAAGAACCGCGAGAAGGCCCATGTGCACATCGGCGAGAAAGTGCCGGTGATCACCACCACCTCCACCGCCAATGTGGGCGTGTCCTCGTCGGTGAGCTATCTGGAGACCGGCCTCAAGCTGGACGTGGAGCCCAACATCTTTCTCGAGGACGAGGTTGCCATCAAGGTGCAGCTGGAGGTGTCCAACATCGTGTCGCAGCTCAATGCCTCGGGCACCATTGCCTACCGCCTGGGCACCCGCAACGCCGCCACCTCGCTGCGGCTGCGGGATGGCGAGACCCAGGTGCTGGCTGGCCTGATCAACAACGAAGACCGGCAGTCGGTCAACAAGCTGCCCTATCTTGCCGACTTCCCGGTGCTCGGCCGGCTGTTCCAGAACGACAACCGTGACGGTGGCAAGACCGAGATCGTGTTGCTGATCACGCCGCGCATCGTGCGCAATATCAGCCGACCGGACACCGTAGCCGCGCAGATACTGTCCGGCACCGACGCCGCGCCCGGTGCACCGCCTGTGCGCCTGGCCATGGCCGGCAGCATGGCGATGTCGCTGGAAGCCGTGGCATCGGGTGCGGGCCAGCCGGGCAAGGGTGGCGCCGCACAGCGGCCCGGAGCCGCCGACTCGCTGCCGCTCACCGCCACCGCGCCGCAGCAGGCGGGCCTGGGCGAGGAGTTCAGCGTCACGCTGACCTTGCCAGCGGGGGCCTCGCAGCAGGTCGACACCACCGTCAACCTCAGTTTCGACCCGGCGATGCTGGCACCGGTGGGGGCTGCGGCCAATGCCGGCAGGGTCGCGGTGACGCTGTCCACCAGTGGCCTGGCCGGCGTGGCGGCCAAGCCCGCCAGCACGCGCTTCAAG